One Pygocentrus nattereri isolate fPygNat1 chromosome 12, fPygNat1.pri, whole genome shotgun sequence DNA window includes the following coding sequences:
- the gpr183b gene encoding G-protein coupled receptor 183-B, whose protein sequence is MTVPDSNFTECTNLYDHRPVARVLMPFIYSVICLMGLLGNALALHVIRSNLTKLNSTTLYSANLAASDLLFCLALPLRATYYGLGFHWPLGETMCKLTALLFYLNCYAGVNFMTCLAVDRFMAVVLQQRLSKLRKVQNVKYICVIVWLVVLAQILPLLGMPMTNVEKDGTITCMEYPNYENKVQGLPYILIGAVLLGYGIPLVTILICYSVLSRKLHLAAKTNQLTERSGRTHKARGVIAGVVLVFVVCFSPYHLDLLQYMVRKLVYNPDCAELQAFQISLHITVCLMNFNSCLDPFVYFFACKGYKRKVLKILKRQVSTSFSSVGRTSPESSGTHDNFSHLRGKSRHHNNLPLNPIGSGS, encoded by the coding sequence ATGACAGTACCAGATTCCAATTTCACCGAGTGCACCAACTTATACGACCACCGTCCAGTGGCCCGGGTACTCATGCCTTTCATCTACTCCGTCATCTGCCTGATGGGCCTGCTGGGCAACGCTCTGGCCTTACATGTGATCCGCTCCAACCTGACCAAGCTCAACTCCACCACATTGTACTCTGCTAACCTGGCAGCGTCCGACCTGCTCTTCTGCCTGGCGCTTCCGCTACGGGCGACCTACTATGGCCTGGGCTTTCACTGGCCCCTGGGAGAGACAATGTGCAAGCTAACAGCCCTGCTCTTCTACCTCAACTGCTATGCAGGGGTTAATTTCATGACCTGCCTGGCTGTAGACCGTTTCATGGCTGTGGTGCTCCAGCAGAGGCTTAGCAAGCTGAGGAAAGTGCAGAACGTGAAGTACATTTGCGTGATTGTGTGGTTAGTGGTGTTGGCACAGATCCTACCATTACTGGGCATGCCCATGACGAATGTGGAAAAAGATGGTACCATCACTTGCATGGAGTATCCAAACTACGAGAACAAGGTCCAAGGTCTGCCATATATTCTGATTGGTGCAGTGCTTCTGGGCTATGGCATTCCATTGGTGACCATCCTCATATGCTACTCTGTGCTTTCCCGCAAACTACACCTAGCAGCTAAGACCAACCAGTTAACAGAACGTTCTGGAAGGACTCACAAAGCCAGAGGAGTGATCGCTGGCGTGGTTCTGGTTTTCGTTGTGTGCTTCAGCCCGTACCACCTGGACTTGTTACAGTATATGGTCCGGAAGCTGGTCTACAATCCAGACTGCGCGGAGCTTCAGGCCTTCCAAATTTCCCTGCACATCACTGTGTGTCTGATGAACTTCAACTCTTGCTTGGATccgtttgtttacttttttgccTGTAAGGGCTACAAGAGGAAGGTGCTGAAGATCTTAAAGCGGCAGGTTAGCACTTCATTCTCCAGTGTTGGACGGACCTCACCCGAAAGTTCTGGCACACACGACAACTTCTCGCATTTACGTGGCAAGAGCCGTCACCACAACAACTTGCCCCTAAACCCTATTGGGAGTGGCTCCTGA